The Brassica oleracea var. oleracea cultivar TO1000 chromosome C7, BOL, whole genome shotgun sequence sequence AATAAAAACTCACTACACTTTTCTTTACTTTCTTTGTACCCCCAGAACCCAAAGGCCAAAGGCATTCTCTCTCTCTTTCTACTTATTAATCTCTCTCTTCTCCCGAAAAGTCCCTTAATAAGCTTTTGCTTTGATATCAGATCTCTCTCTCTCAGTCTCAGCTTTTGAGATGCGTGCTCCTTTAGGGCTTTCCTTTTATACCCCAAAACGAGGCCTCTCCTTCTCTCATCTCTCTCTCTCCCCTTTCTCTCATACGCTATAACCGGAGAGAGGATCCCAGATGTCGTCGAGGTGCTAATTTGGCATCGGCCAGAATAAAAACTCACTACACTTTTCTTTACTTTCTTTGTACCCCCAGAACCCAAAGGCCAAAGGCATTCTCTCTCTCTTTCTACTTATTAATCTCTCTCTTCTCCCGAAAAGTCCCTTAATAAGCTTTTGCTTTGATATCAGATCTCTCTCTCTCAGTCTCAGCTTTTGAGATGCGTGCTCCTTTAGGGCTTTCCTTTTATACCCCAAAACGAGGCCTTTCCTCCTCTCTCTCTCATACGTTATAAGAAAGGGATCCAGAGAGGAGAAGAGATTGAGAGAGAGATGGCGAATATGGAAGAGATACAATGTGGGTCTATGTTGTTCAGACAAGAGGAGCTGCAAGAGATGAGTGGGGTCAATGTTGGAGGCGGTTACGTTGAGGTCATGTGTGGTTGTACGAGCCACCGTTACGGTGATGCCATTGCTAAACTTAGGGTTTTCCCCAACGGCAATCTCGAAATCACCTGTGAATGCACGCCCGGCTGTGATGAAGGTCTCTCTCTCTCTCTCTTTTGCTCTCTATCTCTGTCTCTCCAGTCTGTTTCTCCTGTTTTTCTGATGCTTTTGGCAAAATGGGTTTTGATTTATGTGCATGTTACATGTGAAAGTGTGTGTGAGATGTCTTCTACTATTTAAGGCTACGAGGGTTTTTACCCTTCGCTCTTACATCAACTGTTAGGTTGTGTTGTCTCTTCCTCTAGCTCTTCGAGTCTTCGTTTTCACACGGGTCTTTTGCTTTACTGCTTGTTCTCTGCTTAGCTAATATTTCATTCGGCTAGTAATTAACTAATAAAGTTAAAATCTTTAGCATGATTACATCTTATCAACATTTGGCTAGTAACTAGTAAATCTAAACTCTTTCTTACTTGAGAAACTAGCTACCATATGTCTTATTGATATTGTTGATAGAGTATGCTAAATCCATCCTTACAGAAAATTAAATGAATTTAATTTGCTTCATTGTAATGTACTAATGTCTAGGCTGTTTGCATCTTTAATGATGATGGGTCTCTTCTTTAGTGGCCTTGTGGTAGCTATATTGACATATGATATTCATTACTTGTTCGTACGTGTATTGTCTTGATTTTAAAGTTTGATACAAACCTCATTGCCATGGCAGCTTGTTGCTGCTAACACCATCTCTAGCGTTTAGGTATATATATACACATTTAGAGCTCTTTTGAGAAAAAAATGGTCTGACTTAAACAGTTTTGAGTGTAGACAAGTTAACACCAGCTGCGTTCGAGAAGCATTCTGGCAGAGAAACGGCTAAGAAATGGAAGAACAATGTGTGGGTTATAAATGGAGGCGAAAAGGTTCCATTATCAAAGACAGTATTGCTCAAATACTACAACGAAGCATTAAAGAAGTGCAAAAGATCGACCAAATCACAAGGTACCAAAGTATTCCATAGAGATGAGTTTGTTGGGTGCATAGAATGTGGTAAGGAGAGGAGGTTCAGGTTGAGGAGCAGAGACGAATGCCTCTTGCACCACAACGCAATGGTGGATCCAAACTGGAAATGCTCAGACTTTCCATATGACAAGTAGGTGTCCTTTTTGGTCATTGTGTTTATTATGCAAAAAATGAAATGGTAATATACTATCAATGGTGGTTGCAGGATAACATGTGAGGCAGAGGAAGAGAGAGGAAGCAGGAAAGTGTATAGAGGCTGCACACGTTCACCAACTTGCAAAGGCTGCACTTCTTGCGTCTGCTTTGGCTGCGAGTTATGCCGTTTCCCTGATTGTACTTGCCAGATGTGTGTTGACTTCACCAGCAATGTCAAAGCTTGAAGAAGAGTCTACTAAATAAAATTGTCTTGCATTTAAAACCTTGTTGTATTCTTAATTTCCAAAACTCTTATATCTATTCTATATTATCTGATGGGTCATTGAATGGAGCAATTGAAAAGGTAAAAAAAAAGGTGGATTTCCTAGAAGAACATGCAGACGAGCATGCTTTAGTTAGTGCATGTCTTTCATTTTGTATGGGCTGGTGGCGAAGGAAAAAAAAACTTTTTAATTAAAGTATTTCTTTATTTCGTTAGCTGTTGACAGCTTTGAGATGTCAATGGCAAACGTACCACGGTCTTGGAATATAGGACGATGCATCATGCATACTGTTCTCATACTAATCAAAGGTTTTGTTTTTAATTTCAACACAAAGACCCAAGTGAGGTAAAAGAGGTTATGAGAATAGAGTCCTCATCGTGTAGTCGTCTTTATAAACCTCTTTCAATAGACTCATCCTATATAAAAGGGCGAGCGAATAAAGTAGGATGATGCAGTAACAATAATCTAACCAAATGTACCTTCGAATGCGTCTACAATCATATGAATCAATCTACAAAAAAAAGACTAAACAAATCATGAATTGGGCCGTAAAGCTAAAGCCCAATATGGTTTAAAGGCCCAGTGCTGTAAACTCTGGCTAAGGCTATTCGTTTGTTCTCGGAAAAGCTCCAGGACGAGACGATGACGTCCTACGCTCTCTCTTCATCTTCCTTCTGCCGCAATTCTCGAATTCCGGCAATCAGTTCCTCCTCTCCCTCCCGTATTCCTCATCTTAATGTCAATAACAAGCTCACACTTGCTCCACCGCAGTTTCTGAACGCCGGCGTGAGCCTCCGCGGTTTCTCGGTTCCGGGCAAGTTTCCGATTGCAAGACTTAGGGTTTCGACAAGGTGCGAGAAAGAAGATACAAATAAGGGTGAGACAGAGGATGAGGCGGAGCGATTCGCGAGGCGAGAGAGCACTATGCCTGATAGATTCAGACACTTGACCAAAGAAGCACCCGACACTCCTGTTAGATGGCCCTGGTTTATCGGTACGTCACCGTTTCGAGCTCCCTCTAGAATCAGTAATTTTAATCTTTACATAGTGATTGTAATCTGAACTAGTAATGTAGTGATTTGAAATTGTTTCAGTTGTGCATAGACCTTGTTTGGTAGCTAAACTAGTGTAACAGTGTTCTAAAAATTAATTTTAACTATTTTTTTGAGCAACTTTTTAAAAAATCAGTTCGGTCTAATGAGTCCGCCTAATCAATAATCCTCTATAAAGCGCCTAATTATCTCGCCTAGCAATTTCTTGAACATGTCTAATACAATATTCGGACAGATGAAGTTAACGTTTTTGATGTTTTCTGTCTGCAGCGTTAGCGTTTCTTGTTTATGCGTGGAGAGCTGTCTTGTTTGAGCTGTCCAACTGGAGAAACACTGCTTTCGCCATCGTTAGATTCCTCGGAGACCTTTCGAAGTTCGCGTTGGCACTCGTCTTCCACTTTATAGGCGATCCCATCACTTCTCTCATCGCACTCGTGGAAACCGCAATCTACAGCGTCCGGGCCTTCTACTCCGGGATCGTGGCTTACACGCCTGTGAGAGAGTTAACCACTGTGATCCTTCTCGCATCATCCGTGCTTGCGATAGGAGAAGCGGTTGCGCCAAACTCCATCAGCAAGCAGCCGTATGTGGTAACTCTTGCGGGTCTGTTAGGGTATGCAGCTGTGCAGGGGTACATCTCGGAGCCGTTGTTCTGGACTGTCTTGGTGGGTTTGTATGGGTATTCGCGGTTGGTAAAGAAGAGGGACGATGTGACCTCGGCGTTGCCTTCTGCGGCTGTTCTGGCGGGTGTAGGGGAGCCGTGGGTGAGAGTGGTGGCTATCGCAGGGTATCTGGCTCTAGCTATGTATCATAATTCAACTAAGATGAGCTCATCTGAAGAAGAAGAGGGACAGAGCTTGAGGAAGGCACCACCTGTGCCGTTGTTGGCTGCAGCTTTGGCTATTGGCGTCAGGCTTGCTGCGAAATGGGCTGGTTACAGGCACTTGACTTGGATGATTGTTTAAATTCTATGCCAGTTAAAAACCAAACAAAACTAGTTTGTGTTGTACTTTGTAACCCTCTCTACCCACTGGTTAGTAATGTTTCTTTTTTCGCGTCGATTCATAGTTACGGCTCATTAAGTATCAAACTAAGCACATCTTAAGCCATTTCGACTTACAGCTAAACTGTTAGGGGCATTGCAAGGACCTTCCCTATATAATGGAGCCACCACTTCTTGATTCATCTCAGTATCTCTGTCATCTGCTTTTTTATGTTTTTTTTTTCTGATTATTGTTTTCAGATGCGAATGTTTATTTGTTGTTTTTGTGTGAATGCCTCACTCACCTTTTAGCTTGTTTTCGAGAATGCTCAACGAAAATAAATGATAGTCATAGAGGCAAAGATTGAATTAGTGGCGGTGTTTAATCTTGGAGCCACACTATCATATAGTCTGTTTTCTTTCTTATCTACGCTTTGAAGTTTCTCGGGTCCAGATCTCTGGGTTCGGTAGAGATTTGTGAATTATTAATATGATCATCTGGAACATGTGAAAATCATAAAATAATAGTAATAATGGCCTCTTTTGTTCTAAAGCTGGTTGAAAAAGATGCCTTGTCCCAAATATTGTGTGTGGACAGTTGGTTCATAAACTTAGCCTTGTACCAGATTATTGTTTCGCCACACAAGAACAAGCTAAGTATCCTTTGTCAAACTCTAATTTGTGTGTTTATCCATCTGAACTTGGGAATATTTTTAATCAGCACAGTTAATAATTGAGTTGCTTAAATTTTCTTATCCACAATAAAATAGTTGAAACTTGGTCAGAGATATCTCCCAACAAGTAGTCTCCTGGACTTTGTCCTCCAAGAATCATCAATCATCCCTCTCTTTTCTCTTCAGGCGTTTATAACCAAAAATGACAATACTTTCCTCTCTCCGAAGAGCTTCTCGATCTGCTCCACTTGCCTCTAAGCTCCTCCTACTCGGCACTCTCAGGTTTCACTTTTTTCACTTGTTTCCCAAAAGTCGGAAGGAACCTTTTTATGCTGTATAGTTGCGTTTTCTCAAATCTTCTTGTAACGCCCTTTATCTCGAGCCTTTATAATGACCCTTTATAGTGTTTGACTTAGGACAACGTTCTTGTTCTGTAAAATCTAATTCCTTTTTATTGACTTGGTTTCAAACCTAGACATGTGTTTCACAATCTTGTTGGTGTCCTAGGCACCACCTTTTTGGATTTGCACATTGAGAATGAGAAAGTGTTTTATTCTTTACACATTTGACATTTGCAGCGGTGGGAGTTTAGTGGCCTACTCAGATTCTAACAAAAAGGAGGAAGAGCAGAAGCAGAAGAAGAAGAAGAAAGTAGTTGTACTTGGCACTGGATGGGCTGGTATAAGCTTCCTTAAAGATCTTGACATATCTTCCTACGATGTTCAAGTTGTTTCTCCTCAGAACTACTTTGCCTTCACTCCATTGTTACCTAGCGTCACTTGTGGAACTGTTGAAGCTAGAAGCATAGTTGAGTCTGTCCGCAATATCACCAAGAAGGTATCTTTGAATCTTTGGTCTATCATCATCATCATCTGTTAAGCTTACAGACTTTTTTTAATCGGCAGAAAAATGGTGAAATAGAGTTGTGGGAAGCAGACTGTGTCAAGATCGATCCTGCCAACAACAAGGTTCACTGCCAACCAGTTTTCAAGGATGACCCTGAAGCAAGCCAAGAGTTTTCGCTAGAGTACGACTACTTGATCATAGCGGTGGGGGCGCAAGTCAACACGTTCGGCACTCCTGGTGTTCTTGAGAACTGTCATTTCCTCAAGGAAGTAGAGGATGCGCAGAGGATAAGGAGAGGAGTGATTGATTGCTTTGAAAAGGCGGTTCTTCCTGGTCTCACTGAGGAGCAAAGAAGGACAAAGCTTCATTTTGTTATCGTGGGAGGTGGTCCTACTGGTGTGGAGTTTGCAGCTGAGTTGCATGACTTTATCGAAGAGGATATCACCAAGATATACCCTTCGGTCAAGGAGCTTGTGAAGATTACACTCATTCAATCTGGAGATCATATCTTGAATTCGTAAGTCAAAAGACTCTATGGTAGCTTCTAGCCATGGGCATTCAGTTCTTGATTCGGTTTAGAGGTTTAGTATCTGTTTGGGTATTTAGAAAAATTAATTTAGTTATCTTGGTTTTCGGTTTGGTTCGGATAGCAAAGCTAAAAACCGGCTGATATCCGAGGTAATATGTTCCGCCGATTTTTTGGTTAATTTGGGTTAAAAATCAGCAAATTCAGGATTTTTTTTTGGATTAAATATCAGATTTTTTGGGGTTTTTGATAAAAACTTGATCATTCGGATAATTTTAAAAATATTTCAGATAAAATATATTCTGGTAATTGTGGATTTTGGTTTATAAATAATATTTTAAATTATTTAATTATTTTAAAACTAAATATAACTAATATTTATACATATATAAACTATATGATATAAATTCAGGTATCTATTCGGTTCTTAGTTCAGTTTTACTAGTTTTTTAGGTTCTAGAAATACATGATCCTGTGTTCGGATCCAAACTCGTACCGAACCTCGTTTTTCGGTTCGTTCGGTTTTTCAGTTCCGGATAAATGTGCCAAGGCCTAGTAGCTTTGTCTTGGTTGTGAGTTTGAAAGTGATTGCTGTTGTTGCAGGTTTGATGAACGTATCAGTTCATTTGCTGAACAGAAGTTCTTGCGAGATGGTATTGATGTTCTGATGGGAATGCGTGTGATGTCAGTGTCCGATAAAGACATCTCTGTGAAGATCAAATCAAGTGGAGAAGTCGTAAGCCTTCCTCATGGGTTGATACTGTGGTCCACCGGTGTTGGGACTCGTCCAGTGATCAGTGACCTCATGGAGCAAGTTGGCCAAGGAGGGAGACGAGCCTTGGCGACCAACGAGTGGTTACAGGTGAAAGGATGTGAGAATGTGTATGCAGTTGGAGACTGTGCTTCCATAGCTCAACGCAAAATCATGGGGGATATTGCGAATATATTCAAAGCTGCTGACGTGGACAACTCAGGGACATTGACAGAAGAAGAGTTGCAAGACGTGGTTGAGGATATCATTGTGAGGTACCCTCAGGTTGAGCTCTACTTGAAAAGCAAGCATGTGAGGAGTATCAAAGACCTTCTGACTGATTCAGAAGGTAATCCAAAGAAAGAAGTGGACATCAAGGCGTTTGAGTCGGCTCTCTCTGGGGTTGACTCTCAGATGAAGAGCCTGCCTGCAACTGCTCAGGTACACTTTGTGGCTTGTCCGAAGGTTTTGTTGAAGAACTCATGCTTAACGGTCTTCTTGTTTATTAGGTTGCTGCTCAGCAAGGTTCTTATCTTGCAAAATGCTTTAATAAGATGGAGCATTGTAAAGAGCATCCTGAAGGTCCTAAGCGTTTCAGAACTGGAGGGCATCACCAGTTCCGTCCTTTCCAGTATGCCAAAACTCTTGCATCCTCCATTTAACTCGCTAAAAGACAGAGATGAAACTGAAACCTCTTTTTTTGTGGTTGATGACAGGTACAAGCACTTTGGACAGTTTGCTCCACTGGGAGGGGACCAAGCAGCAGCTGAACTACCAGGAGACTGGGTTTCAGCTGGAAGAAGCACCCAGTGGCTCTGGTATTCTGTTTATGCCAGGTAAAATATAAATGCTGATAAGCTCTATTTACTAATAGAATCTAAAGGGTGTATGAACACAAATGATGTGGTGAATGCAGCAAGCAAGTTAGCTGGCGAACGAGGGCTCTGGTGGTGTCGGACTGGACAAGGAGGTACATCTTTGGGAGGGATTCAAGCCGTATCTGAGAGCCAAGTCTTGTAATGTGTTTGTGAGATTCAAGATGAAAATACATTTTTTATTTTAATTTAATCAAAAATGAATAAATTATTTTAATGGCGACCTGATTCAATTATGACAACCATTAAAAAATGAATAACATTATGGAGAGACTGACTTGTCTGGTCCCATTGGATAATGATGGTTTTGGAATTGTTTAAAATAAGAATTACTTCCACTCTAGATAATGTTGAATTAGTGGCAATCACAATCAAGATTTGATAATTTTTTGATGAGAACTTGGAAGAGAGACGATGTTTTGATACTTAAAACAAAAGACAGAGTTCTCATAAACGAACTTTTGCTCTAGATCTTCTTGAACATGTCTAATATTAACATAGATGACTATAATACAAATATACAATGAACTATTATACAGTTTATCATCAGCAAATGAAACTCGCTTTTTCTGACTCAAGCGGATCCATGACCAAGTCACCATGCATCATCTGTGGTGATGAATGTATGGAGGTAGAACTAGCCTTGGCTCCAGCAGCTTAGGTACATGACCTGACGGAGAGATTCATCAGGAGTGGAAGAAGAAGAGGTGCGTCGTCTTTCTTCTGAAGGAACATCGTCTACGGGAACATCAGCGGCGGAGAGAGGGCGGAGATCGGAGGAAAGACGGCGTTGAAGACGGTGGGCGGAGCTGAGGCTGGTTTTCAGCTTGACGCCGTGATCGGGGTTTCCTTGAACAGCCACGAAAGATGCTGCCATCCAGACCTTGTTTAGATAATTCATGATCTACTAAACTTCTTTCTTTAGATCGTTGAAAATGGAAGCTGAAAAGGATTTTGAGAAGCTCTGTGTAAACTGAAAGAAGATGAGAAGGTTTTGTCGGAAGATGAAGGAGAGATGAGGATGTGTACTTATATCCAAAGGAACATAGGTTTCGAGGGCTAAATGGTAAATTCCAGCGGTGCTCGTGCAATGGTCAGTGGGATCCAGGTTTCTGAAGCAATTCCAGATGTTGACAATCTTTTTTTAATATTGATTTAATATTACATTTAATAATTTGTGTATTCTTTATTAAGTTTTTAGAATTTATAATAAATTATTTTTATGGATTCTAAATTTTTTTAATAAAAATATTACTGAATTTTTTATCAACTTTTAAAACTTCTAAAATGTTGAGAGAAGTGAGAAAGTGGATGAGCAAGGATATAGGAGGAAACAAGTGGCGGCCTTAGAGGGTCCTATATATCCTCAAGATGAGTCACCTCTCTTCTTTCAATTATGGGACTCCTTATGTTGGGCCCTACCTTTATTGTATCTTGGCGATAAGTGATTTAACTTAATTTCAAGATTTTGTCTTTTGTATGTTTTGTTTTTTATACTATGTGAAACGATAAGAGGCCCAAAACAAAACTAAATGATA is a genomic window containing:
- the LOC106306116 gene encoding uncharacterized protein LOC106306116, translating into MNYLNKVWMAASFVAVQGNPDHGVKLKTSLSSAHRLQRRLSSDLRPLSAADVPVDDVPSEERRRTSSSSTPDESLRQVMYLSCWSQG
- the LOC106304211 gene encoding protein ULTRAPETALA 1-like isoform X2, which produces MANMEEIQCGSMLFRQEELQEMSGVNVGGGYVEVMCGCTSHRYGDAIAKLRVFPNGNLEITCECTPGCDEDKLTPAAFEKHSGRETAKKWKNNVWVINGGEKVPLSKTVLLKYYNEALKKCKRSTKSQGTKVFHRDEFVGCIECGKERRFRLRSRDECLLHHNAMVDPNWKCSDFPYDKITCEAEEERGSRKVYRGCTRSPTCKGCTSCVCFGCELCRFPDCTCQMCVDFTSNVKA
- the LOC106304211 gene encoding protein ULTRAPETALA 1-like isoform X1, whose protein sequence is MANMEEIQCGSMLFRQEELQEMSGVNVGGGYVEVMCGCTSHRYGDAIAKLRVFPNGNLEITCECTPGCDEVLSVDKLTPAAFEKHSGRETAKKWKNNVWVINGGEKVPLSKTVLLKYYNEALKKCKRSTKSQGTKVFHRDEFVGCIECGKERRFRLRSRDECLLHHNAMVDPNWKCSDFPYDKITCEAEEERGSRKVYRGCTRSPTCKGCTSCVCFGCELCRFPDCTCQMCVDFTSNVKA
- the LOC106306114 gene encoding uncharacterized protein LOC106306114 (The sequence of the model RefSeq protein was modified relative to this genomic sequence to represent the inferred CDS: added 234 bases not found in genome assembly); translated protein: MTMTAYALSSSSFCRNSRIPAISSSSLSRNPHLNVSNRLTIAPPQFLNAGVSLRGFSVPGKFPSVRLRVRCEKEDTIKGETEDEAERFARRESTMPDRFRHLTKEAPDTPVRWPWFIALAFLVYAWRAVLFELSNWRNTAFAIVRFLGDLSKFALALVFHFIGDPITSLIALVETAIYSVRAFYSGIVAYTPVRELTTVILLASSVLAIGEAVAPNSISKQPYVVTLAGLLGYAAVQGYISEPLFWTVLVGLYGYSRLVKKRDDVTSALPSAAVLAGVGEPWVRVVAIAGYLALAMYHNSTKMSSSEEEEGQSLRKAPPVPLLAAALAIGVRLAAKWAGYRHLTWMIV
- the LOC106306113 gene encoding external alternative NAD(P)H-ubiquinone oxidoreductase B1, mitochondrial, coding for MTILSSLRRASRSAPLASKLLLLGTLSGGSLVAYSDSNKKEEEQKQKKKKKVVVLGTGWAGISFLKDLDISSYDVQVVSPQNYFAFTPLLPSVTCGTVEARSIVESVRNITKKKNGEIELWEADCVKIDPANNKVHCQPVFKDDPEASQEFSLEYDYLIIAVGAQVNTFGTPGVLENCHFLKEVEDAQRIRRGVIDCFEKAVLPGLTEEQRRTKLHFVIVGGGPTGVEFAAELHDFIEEDITKIYPSVKELVKITLIQSGDHILNSFDERISSFAEQKFLRDGIDVLMGMRVMSVSDKDISVKIKSSGEVVSLPHGLILWSTGVGTRPVISDLMEQVGQGGRRALATNEWLQVKGCENVYAVGDCASIAQRKIMGDIANIFKAADVDNSGTLTEEELQDVVEDIIVRYPQVELYLKSKHVRSIKDLLTDSEGNPKKEVDIKAFESALSGVDSQMKSLPATAQVAAQQGSYLAKCFNKMEHCKEHPEGPKRFRTGGHHQFRPFQYKHFGQFAPLGGDQAAAELPGDWVSAGRSTQWLWYSVYASKQVSWRTRALVVSDWTRRYIFGRDSSRI